One window from the genome of Pseudomonas fluorescens encodes:
- a CDS encoding mechanosensitive ion channel family protein — protein sequence MDLNAEVDNLVKASQTWIPMIMEYGSRVLLAVITLAIGWWLINKVTQKLGALLALRNADLALQGFISTLANIILKILLIVSVASMIGVETTSFVAAIGAAGLAIGLALQGSLANFAGGVLILLFRPFRIGDWIEAQGVAGTVDSIQIFHTVLRTGDNKTVIVPNGNLSNGIITNTNRQPTRKVVFDVGVDYQADLQKAREVLLELAKDERVLADPAPEAVISTLGDSSITVSLRIWVKTADYWSVMFMLNEQARDRLKEAGIDIPFPQRVIRVVQEGPAQ from the coding sequence ATGGACTTGAATGCTGAAGTGGACAACCTGGTCAAGGCTTCCCAGACCTGGATCCCCATGATCATGGAGTACGGCAGCCGCGTGCTGCTGGCGGTTATCACCCTGGCCATCGGCTGGTGGTTGATCAACAAAGTGACGCAGAAACTGGGTGCGCTGCTGGCCCTGCGTAATGCCGACCTGGCGCTGCAAGGGTTCATCAGTACCCTGGCCAACATCATTCTGAAGATATTGTTGATCGTCAGCGTCGCTTCGATGATCGGCGTGGAAACCACTTCGTTCGTCGCCGCCATTGGTGCCGCCGGCCTGGCGATTGGCCTGGCCCTGCAAGGCAGCCTGGCGAACTTCGCCGGTGGCGTGTTGATCCTGCTGTTCCGCCCGTTCCGCATCGGTGACTGGATCGAAGCCCAAGGTGTGGCCGGTACGGTCGATAGCATCCAGATCTTCCACACCGTGTTGCGCACCGGTGACAACAAGACCGTCATTGTGCCCAACGGCAATCTCTCGAACGGCATCATCACCAACACCAACCGCCAGCCGACCCGCAAGGTCGTGTTTGATGTCGGCGTGGATTACCAGGCTGACCTGCAAAAGGCCCGGGAGGTGTTGCTGGAGCTGGCCAAGGATGAGCGTGTGCTGGCGGATCCGGCACCTGAAGCGGTGATTTCCACCTTGGGCGACAGTTCCATCACGGTGTCGCTGCGTATCTGGGTGAAGACTGCGGATTATTGGAGCGTGATGTTCATGCTCAATGAACAAGCCCGGGATCGCTTGAAAGAGGCGGGTATTGATATTCCGTTTCCACAACGAGTGATTCGGGTCGTTCAGGAAGGGCCAGCGCAATAA
- a CDS encoding putative 2-dehydropantoate 2-reductase, giving the protein MSTTWHVLGAGSLGTLWATRLARAGLPVRLVLRNEARLQAYRSVAGLTLVEQGQAQCYPVPGETADSPEPIRRLLLACKAYDAQAAVTSVAHRLDAESELILLQNGLGSQDAVANCVPQARCISASSTEGAFRDGDWRVVYAGHGYTWLGDPAHPVAPFWLDDLAAAGIPHEWSADILTRLWRKLALNCAINPLTVLHHCKNGGLLEHHCEVATLCAELTDVLERCGQPAAAEDLQPEVERVIQATAANYSSMYQDVANRRRTEISYLLGYACKVAQRHELTVPHLEQLRQRLIAHLDNLGLPSD; this is encoded by the coding sequence ATGTCGACCACCTGGCATGTCCTCGGGGCCGGCAGTCTCGGCACGTTGTGGGCCACGCGCCTGGCCCGGGCCGGGTTACCGGTGCGGCTGGTGCTGCGCAACGAAGCGCGCTTGCAGGCCTACCGCAGCGTCGCAGGCCTGACACTGGTGGAACAAGGCCAGGCGCAATGCTACCCGGTGCCGGGCGAAACGGCGGACAGCCCGGAGCCGATCAGGCGCCTGCTGCTGGCTTGCAAGGCCTACGACGCGCAAGCGGCGGTGACCTCGGTGGCCCACCGCCTGGACGCAGAATCGGAACTGATCCTGTTGCAGAACGGCCTCGGCAGCCAGGACGCAGTGGCCAATTGTGTGCCCCAGGCTCGTTGCATCAGCGCCTCCAGCACCGAAGGCGCGTTCCGCGACGGTGACTGGCGCGTCGTGTACGCCGGCCACGGCTACACCTGGTTGGGCGACCCGGCTCACCCGGTGGCACCGTTCTGGTTGGACGACCTGGCCGCCGCCGGCATCCCCCACGAATGGAGCGCCGACATCCTCACCCGCCTCTGGCGCAAGCTGGCACTCAACTGTGCAATCAATCCACTGACCGTGCTGCATCACTGCAAGAACGGCGGCCTGCTGGAACACCACTGCGAAGTGGCGACCCTGTGCGCGGAGCTCACGGATGTGCTCGAACGGTGCGGCCAGCCCGCGGCGGCCGAGGATCTGCAGCCGGAGGTCGAACGGGTGATCCAGGCCACGGCCGCCAATTACTCCTCGATGTACCAGGATGTGGCCAATCGGCGTCGTACCGAAATCAGCTATTTGCTCGGTTACGCCTGCAAGGTTGCCCAGCGCCATGAGCTGACCGTGCCGCACCTGGAACAACTGCGCCAGCGACTGATTGCCCACTTGGACAACCTCGGATTGCCCAGCGACTGA
- a CDS encoding OprD family porin — MRVMKWSMIALAVSASVSQFAVASSQEESKGFIEDQSLTVLTRALYMNRDFKNNPSTSQSYREESGVAARAIYESGFTQGTVGVGVDGFAFGTVRIDGGSGRAGNGLFARDSDGNLEDTQSKVGGAVKFRLSDTVLKYGNQFTTSPVFSTDDSRLLPEVATGTLITSKEIKGLELSAGHFNAISSQTGMGDDGLGLKSADIVGATYQFTDNFVAGVAASDVEDHYKKKYINLNYTLPINEDQSLNFDFNGYDSQDQGQKLSGDVDNRIWSLAAAYAIGAHKFTLAHQRSSGDTGYVYGVDGGGTIFLANSIQYSDFNGQDERSWQARYDLNMKTYGVPGLSFMTRYVTGDNIETGGSEGKEHEWDFETKYVMQSGPAKDLSFRVRAAFYRANSDYNAINGNDNNDTRLIIEYPLSIL, encoded by the coding sequence ATGCGCGTGATGAAGTGGAGCATGATCGCACTGGCTGTATCGGCCAGCGTTTCGCAGTTCGCAGTGGCGTCCTCCCAAGAGGAATCCAAGGGTTTTATTGAAGATCAGAGCTTGACTGTTCTGACCCGTGCGCTGTACATGAACCGTGATTTCAAGAACAACCCAAGCACTTCACAAAGTTATCGTGAAGAGTCTGGTGTTGCCGCTCGTGCCATTTACGAGTCGGGCTTCACTCAAGGTACCGTTGGTGTAGGCGTTGACGGCTTCGCATTCGGCACCGTTCGCATCGATGGCGGTAGCGGTCGTGCCGGTAACGGTCTGTTCGCTCGTGACAGCGACGGCAACCTGGAAGACACACAATCGAAGGTTGGCGGCGCGGTTAAATTCCGTCTGTCCGACACCGTTCTGAAATACGGTAACCAGTTCACCACCAGCCCGGTTTTCTCGACTGACGACAGCCGTCTGCTGCCAGAAGTTGCCACCGGTACGCTGATCACCAGCAAAGAAATCAAAGGCTTGGAGTTGAGCGCAGGTCATTTCAACGCCATCAGCTCGCAAACTGGCATGGGAGATGACGGTCTTGGCCTGAAATCTGCTGACATCGTTGGCGCAACCTACCAGTTCACCGACAATTTCGTAGCAGGCGTAGCGGCTTCCGACGTTGAAGATCACTACAAAAAGAAATACATCAACCTGAACTACACCCTGCCGATCAACGAAGATCAGTCCCTGAACTTCGACTTCAACGGTTATGACAGCCAGGATCAGGGCCAGAAACTCAGCGGCGACGTTGACAACCGTATCTGGTCCCTCGCAGCAGCCTATGCCATCGGTGCCCACAAGTTCACCCTGGCTCACCAGCGCTCCTCCGGTGACACCGGCTATGTGTATGGCGTTGACGGCGGCGGCACTATCTTCCTCGCCAACTCCATCCAATACTCCGACTTCAACGGTCAGGACGAGCGCTCCTGGCAGGCTCGCTACGACCTGAACATGAAGACTTATGGCGTACCTGGCCTGAGCTTCATGACTCGCTACGTTACCGGTGACAACATCGAGACTGGCGGCTCCGAAGGTAAAGAGCACGAGTGGGACTTCGAAACCAAGTACGTTATGCAAAGCGGTCCAGCCAAGGACCTGTCTTTCCGCGTACGTGCTGCGTTCTACCGCGCCAACAGCGACTATAACGCCATCAACGGCAACGACAACAATGACACCCGTCTGATCATCGAATACCCACTGAGCATCTTGTAA
- a CDS encoding sensor histidine kinase — protein sequence MPLRQRLENLPVGQKLLAALLVLLTTVLLVANLTFISAAYYISQESMAPQALQTIGRLIANPSLISDALQSPQSAQRLLDELNSYAPLRAAALYDGQGDRLAQLQQGEKLKLPDHFRNIQAWQASEFRSNQVITLPRPGTTPGHLLLVASSELPTAFYTGTLTASLGILIFSVLLWLIIAQQIKRLITQPIHQLEELSRQVTREENYALRAARGNHDEIGSLAEAFNTMLSRIEAREQQLKRARDDSQAAYDQAQGLAEETRHTNRKLELEVQVRSKIEKKLTGFQNYLNSIIDSMPSALIALDEQLYVTQWNQEASALSGTRLDEALNQPIFLAFEPLKPYLPQLKQTVEQHTVAKIERVTWTKDDEARHYALTFYPLMGGAGRGVVIRIDDITQRLSLEEMMVQSEKMLSVGGLAAGMAHEINNPLGAILHNVQNIRRRLSPELPKNLEQAEQLGIELPVVNRYLESREIPQLLDGIQQAGARAAKIVTHMLSFSRRSTRQMAPCDLPALIDQAVEIAGNDFDLAIGFDFKGQAIIRQFDPNLGPVPGTANELEQVLLNLLKNAAQAIHQRQDDSEPGRIILRTRLNPPWAEIQVEDNGIGMSENVRKRTFEPFFTTKEIGQGTGLGLSVSYFIITNNHKGQMEVQSAPGQGTCFTLRLPLTGPSMVAQENKPLER from the coding sequence ATGCCATTGCGCCAGCGCCTTGAAAACCTCCCGGTCGGCCAGAAACTGTTGGCCGCCCTGCTGGTGTTGTTGACCACTGTCCTGCTGGTGGCCAACCTGACCTTTATCAGCGCCGCCTACTACATCTCCCAGGAAAGCATGGCGCCCCAGGCCCTGCAGACCATTGGCCGACTGATCGCCAACCCGAGCCTGATCTCTGACGCCCTGCAATCGCCACAAAGTGCCCAGCGCCTGCTCGACGAGCTCAACAGCTATGCACCGCTGCGGGCGGCGGCGCTGTACGACGGCCAGGGCGATCGCCTGGCACAGCTGCAACAGGGCGAAAAGCTCAAGCTGCCGGACCATTTCCGCAACATACAGGCCTGGCAAGCGAGCGAGTTCCGCAGCAACCAGGTCATTACCCTGCCCCGCCCCGGCACGACGCCTGGCCATCTGTTGCTGGTGGCCAGCAGCGAATTGCCGACCGCGTTCTACACCGGCACCCTGACCGCCAGCCTCGGCATCCTGATTTTCAGCGTGTTGCTGTGGCTGATCATTGCCCAACAGATCAAACGCCTGATCACCCAGCCGATTCATCAACTCGAAGAACTGTCGCGCCAGGTCACCCGCGAGGAGAACTATGCCCTGCGAGCCGCACGGGGCAACCACGATGAGATCGGCAGCCTGGCCGAAGCATTCAATACCATGCTCTCGCGAATCGAAGCCCGGGAGCAGCAACTCAAGCGCGCGCGGGACGACTCCCAGGCCGCCTATGACCAGGCCCAGGGCCTGGCGGAAGAAACCCGGCATACCAATCGCAAGCTGGAGCTGGAAGTCCAGGTGCGCAGCAAGATCGAGAAAAAACTCACGGGCTTCCAGAATTACCTCAACAGCATCATCGACTCCATGCCGTCGGCCCTGATCGCCCTCGACGAGCAACTCTACGTCACCCAATGGAACCAGGAAGCCAGCGCCCTCTCCGGCACACGACTGGACGAGGCCCTGAACCAACCGATCTTCCTCGCCTTCGAACCGCTCAAGCCGTACCTGCCCCAACTCAAGCAGACCGTCGAGCAACATACGGTGGCCAAGATCGAACGCGTCACCTGGACCAAGGACGACGAGGCCCGGCATTACGCCCTGACGTTCTATCCGCTGATGGGCGGCGCCGGGCGGGGCGTGGTGATCCGCATCGACGACATCACCCAGCGCCTGTCGCTGGAGGAAATGATGGTGCAATCGGAAAAAATGCTCTCGGTCGGCGGCCTCGCGGCGGGCATGGCCCATGAGATCAACAACCCGCTTGGGGCGATCCTGCACAACGTGCAGAACATCCGCCGACGCTTGTCGCCGGAATTGCCGAAGAACCTCGAACAGGCCGAGCAACTGGGCATCGAATTGCCGGTGGTCAACCGCTACCTGGAAAGCCGGGAAATCCCACAATTGCTCGACGGCATCCAGCAAGCCGGCGCCCGGGCGGCGAAAATCGTCACCCACATGCTCAGCTTCAGCCGACGCAGCACGCGGCAGATGGCGCCCTGCGACCTGCCGGCGCTGATCGACCAGGCGGTGGAAATCGCCGGTAATGACTTCGACCTGGCGATCGGCTTCGACTTCAAGGGCCAGGCGATCATCCGTCAGTTCGACCCGAACCTGGGCCCGGTGCCCGGCACGGCCAACGAACTGGAACAGGTGCTGCTCAACCTGCTGAAAAACGCCGCCCAGGCGATCCACCAACGCCAGGACGACAGCGAACCCGGGCGCATTATCCTGCGTACGCGGTTGAATCCGCCGTGGGCGGAAATCCAGGTCGAGGACAATGGCATCGGCATGAGCGAGAACGTGCGCAAGCGCACCTTCGAACCCTTCTTCACCACCAAGGAGATCGGCCAGGGCACAGGCCTTGGGCTGTCGGTCTCGTATTTCATCATCACCAACAACCACAAGGGCCAGATGGAAGTGCAGTCGGCGCCAGGCCAAGGCACCTGCTTCACCTTGCGCCTGCCCCTGACGGGCCCCTCGATGGTGGCGCAGGAAAACAAACCACTGGAGCGTTGA
- a CDS encoding YajQ family cyclic di-GMP-binding protein → MPSFDVVSELDKHEVTNAVENAVKELDRRYDLKGKGSFEFKEKDLTVNLTAEAEFQLEAMIEILKLALVKRKIDVQCLEVKDAYASGKLMKQEAVLKEGIDKELAKKIVAHIKDAKLKVQAAIQGEQVRVTGKKRDDLQEAIAALRGKEFGMPLQFNNFRD, encoded by the coding sequence ATGCCGTCATTCGACGTGGTATCCGAACTGGACAAACACGAAGTCACCAACGCGGTTGAAAACGCCGTCAAGGAACTCGACCGTCGTTATGACCTCAAGGGCAAGGGCAGTTTCGAGTTCAAGGAAAAAGACCTGACCGTGAACCTGACCGCCGAGGCCGAGTTCCAGCTCGAGGCGATGATCGAGATCCTCAAGCTGGCACTGGTCAAGCGCAAGATCGATGTGCAGTGCCTCGAGGTCAAGGACGCCTATGCCTCGGGCAAGCTGATGAAGCAGGAGGCGGTGCTCAAGGAAGGCATCGACAAGGAGCTGGCGAAGAAGATCGTCGCTCATATCAAGGACGCCAAGCTCAAGGTGCAAGCCGCCATCCAGGGCGAGCAGGTGCGGGTCACCGGCAAGAAACGTGACGACTTGCAGGAAGCCATTGCGGCCTTGCGCGGCAAAGAATTCGGCATGCCCCTGCAATTCAATAACTTCCGCGACTGA
- the argJ gene encoding bifunctional glutamate N-acetyltransferase/amino-acid acetyltransferase ArgJ translates to MAVGLGPLPTLHPVAGFELGIASAGIKRPGRKDVVVMRCAEGSTVAGVFTLNAFCAAPVILAKQRVQGPVRYLLTNTGNANAGTGAPGLAAAERTCAKLAELTGVDASQVLPYSTGVIGEPLPVEKIEGALQAALDDLSENNWAAAATGIMTTDTLPKGASRQFQHDGVTITVTGISKGAGMIRPNMATMLGYIATDAKVSRQVLQDLMLDGANKSFNRITIDGDTSTNDCCMLIATGQANLPQITEASGPLFEALKQAVFDVCMEVAQAIVRDGEGATKFVTVQVNGGGNHQECLDVGYTVAHSPLIKTALFASDPNWGRILAAVGRAGVPELDVSKIDVFLGEVCIASQGARAATYTEAQGAAVMQQEEITIRIELGRGDCSETIWTTDLSHEYVKINAEYRT, encoded by the coding sequence ATGGCTGTTGGTCTTGGTCCGTTGCCCACGTTGCACCCGGTTGCCGGTTTTGAACTCGGTATTGCCTCGGCGGGCATCAAGCGCCCCGGGCGCAAGGACGTCGTGGTCATGCGTTGCGCCGAAGGCTCGACGGTGGCGGGTGTATTCACCCTCAACGCCTTTTGCGCCGCGCCGGTCATCCTGGCCAAGCAACGCGTGCAGGGGCCGGTGCGTTACCTGTTGACCAACACCGGTAACGCCAACGCCGGCACCGGCGCGCCAGGCCTGGCCGCCGCCGAGCGCACCTGCGCCAAGCTGGCGGAATTGACCGGCGTCGACGCCAGCCAGGTGCTGCCGTATTCCACCGGCGTGATCGGCGAACCGCTGCCGGTCGAGAAGATCGAAGGCGCACTGCAAGCCGCCCTCGACGACCTGTCGGAAAACAACTGGGCCGCCGCCGCCACCGGCATCATGACCACCGACACCCTGCCCAAGGGCGCGAGCCGCCAGTTCCAGCATGACGGCGTGACCATCACCGTCACCGGCATCAGCAAAGGCGCTGGCATGATCCGGCCGAACATGGCGACCATGCTCGGCTACATCGCCACCGACGCCAAGGTCTCGCGCCAGGTGCTGCAAGACCTGATGCTCGACGGGGCCAACAAGTCGTTCAACCGCATCACCATCGACGGCGACACTTCCACCAACGACTGCTGCATGCTGATCGCCACCGGCCAGGCCAACCTGCCGCAGATCACCGAGGCCAGCGGCCCGCTGTTCGAGGCCCTGAAGCAGGCCGTGTTCGACGTGTGCATGGAAGTGGCCCAGGCCATCGTCCGGGACGGCGAAGGCGCGACCAAGTTCGTGACCGTGCAGGTCAATGGCGGGGGCAATCACCAGGAATGCCTGGATGTGGGCTATACCGTGGCTCACTCGCCGCTGATCAAGACCGCACTGTTCGCCTCCGACCCGAACTGGGGCCGCATCCTCGCCGCCGTGGGCCGGGCCGGCGTGCCTGAGCTGGACGTGAGCAAGATCGACGTGTTCCTCGGCGAAGTCTGCATCGCCAGCCAAGGCGCTCGTGCTGCCACTTACACTGAAGCCCAGGGCGCGGCGGTGATGCAGCAGGAAGAAATCACCATCCGTATCGAGTTGGGACGGGGTGACTGCAGCGAAACCATCTGGACCACCGACCTGTCCCACGAGTACGTCAAGATCAACGCTGAGTACCGGACTTAA
- a CDS encoding SlyX family protein: MNLEERVTDLESRLAFQDDTIQALNDVLVAQQRVVERLQLQMAALLKRQEEMAGQFESFEEEAPPPHY; the protein is encoded by the coding sequence ATGAACCTTGAAGAGCGCGTAACCGATCTGGAAAGCCGCCTGGCGTTTCAGGATGACACCATCCAGGCATTGAATGATGTGCTGGTGGCGCAGCAGCGGGTTGTCGAGCGTCTGCAGCTGCAGATGGCGGCGTTGCTCAAGCGCCAGGAAGAAATGGCGGGTCAATTCGAATCGTTCGAAGAAGAGGCGCCGCCCCCTCACTACTGA
- a CDS encoding Nudix family hydrolase — protein sequence MKRVHVAAAVIRDAAGKILIARRADTQHQGGLWEFPGGKVEAGESVETALARELHEELGIVVDGARPLIKVRHDYPDKQVLLDVWEVSAFNGEPHGAEGQPLAWVTARDLTNHEFPAANQPIVAAARLPGEYLITPEGLETPALLRGMQKAIAGGIKLVQLRAPNGYDPQYRDLAVDAAGLCAGKAQLMLKGPFEWLGDFPSAGWHITAAQLRKHAAAGRPFGKDRWLAASCHNAEELSLAQRMDVDFVTLSPVQPTQTHPDAQPLGWEEAARLIEGFNRPVYLLGGVGPGERQKAWEAGAQGVAGIRAFWPEA from the coding sequence GTGAAACGAGTCCATGTGGCGGCAGCGGTCATCCGCGATGCCGCCGGCAAAATCCTGATCGCCCGACGGGCCGACACCCAGCACCAGGGCGGTCTGTGGGAGTTTCCTGGCGGCAAGGTCGAGGCCGGCGAGTCCGTCGAAACCGCCCTGGCCCGTGAACTTCACGAAGAGCTGGGCATTGTCGTCGACGGCGCCCGGCCGTTGATCAAGGTGCGTCACGATTACCCGGACAAGCAGGTGTTGCTGGATGTCTGGGAAGTCTCGGCGTTCAACGGCGAGCCCCATGGCGCCGAAGGGCAGCCGTTGGCCTGGGTGACGGCCCGCGACCTGACGAACCATGAGTTCCCGGCGGCCAATCAGCCCATCGTCGCGGCGGCCCGTTTGCCGGGTGAATACCTGATCACCCCGGAAGGCCTTGAGACGCCGGCCTTGCTGCGCGGCATGCAGAAGGCGATTGCCGGCGGGATCAAGTTGGTCCAGCTACGCGCCCCCAACGGCTACGATCCGCAATACCGCGACCTGGCGGTGGATGCGGCGGGGTTGTGTGCCGGCAAGGCCCAACTGATGCTCAAGGGGCCGTTCGAATGGCTGGGGGATTTTCCTTCCGCTGGCTGGCACATTACCGCCGCGCAACTGCGCAAGCATGCCGCGGCCGGTCGACCGTTCGGCAAGGACCGCTGGCTGGCGGCTTCCTGCCATAACGCCGAGGAGCTGTCCCTGGCACAGCGAATGGACGTGGACTTCGTCACGCTTTCGCCGGTGCAGCCGACCCAGACCCATCCCGATGCACAGCCGTTGGGCTGGGAAGAGGCGGCGCGGTTGATCGAAGGCTTCAACCGGCCGGTCTATCTGTTGGGCGGGGTCGGGCCTGGCGAGCGGCAAAAAGCCTGGGAAGCTGGGGCCCAGGGTGTGGCGGGGATTCGGGCGTTTTGGCCTGAGGCATGA
- a CDS encoding glutathione S-transferase family protein — MSLHLIIGDQRISSWSLRGALALALTGAKYTEELVRLDQPDTREKLLKYSATAKVPLLKTEFGVIADSLAIAEYLAEQFPQAGLWPKDVAARAQARSVCAQMHSGFFAIRSHMPFDLLRDAPLSPMPADVQVEIERMLALWAECRAAATEAGPYLFGRVSLADAFFAPVAVRLRTYQVKLSEVDEAYVETLYQWPAFKAWQQAGLEDTAR; from the coding sequence ATGAGCCTGCACCTGATCATTGGCGACCAACGCATTTCTTCCTGGTCCCTGCGCGGCGCGCTGGCCCTGGCGCTGACCGGCGCGAAGTACACCGAAGAGCTGGTCAGGCTCGACCAGCCCGACACCCGCGAAAAGCTGCTCAAGTACTCGGCCACGGCCAAGGTCCCGTTGCTCAAGACCGAATTCGGCGTGATCGCTGATTCCCTGGCGATTGCCGAGTACCTGGCCGAACAGTTCCCGCAGGCCGGTCTCTGGCCCAAGGATGTGGCCGCCCGGGCCCAGGCACGCTCGGTCTGTGCGCAAATGCACAGCGGGTTTTTCGCCATCCGCAGCCACATGCCGTTCGACCTGCTGCGCGATGCACCGCTGTCGCCCATGCCGGCCGATGTCCAAGTGGAAATCGAGCGGATGCTGGCGCTGTGGGCCGAATGCCGTGCCGCGGCGACCGAGGCCGGTCCCTACCTGTTTGGCCGTGTCAGCCTGGCCGACGCGTTTTTTGCCCCTGTTGCCGTGCGCTTGCGCACTTATCAGGTGAAACTGTCCGAGGTCGATGAGGCCTACGTCGAAACCCTATATCAATGGCCAGCGTTCAAGGCGTGGCAACAGGCTGGCCTGGAGGACACTGCGCGGTGA
- a CDS encoding cob(I)yrinic acid a,c-diamide adenosyltransferase yields the protein MGFRLSKIYTRTGDKGETGLGDGRRVAKDHPRVEAIGEVDTLNSQLGLLLAGLAAETARYPALKEVSDVLEPCQHRLFDLGGELAMPAYQALNVAEIERLEAAIDVWNEELGPLENFILPGGSTLIAQAHVCRSLARSAERRCQQLNAVEPLAGPGLAYINRLSDLLFVAARVIARRQGVAEVLWEAAAKPGG from the coding sequence ATGGGCTTTCGCCTGTCGAAGATTTACACCCGCACCGGCGACAAAGGTGAAACCGGGTTGGGCGATGGCCGCCGCGTGGCAAAGGACCACCCACGGGTCGAGGCCATCGGCGAAGTGGACACGCTGAACAGCCAGTTGGGCTTGTTGCTGGCCGGGCTCGCCGCCGAAACGGCCCGGTACCCGGCGCTGAAGGAAGTCAGCGACGTGCTGGAGCCTTGTCAGCATCGATTGTTCGACCTGGGCGGTGAGCTGGCGATGCCGGCCTACCAAGCCTTGAACGTGGCGGAAATCGAGCGGCTGGAAGCGGCGATCGATGTGTGGAACGAGGAATTGGGGCCACTGGAAAACTTCATCCTGCCCGGTGGCTCGACACTGATCGCCCAGGCCCACGTCTGTCGCAGCCTGGCCCGCAGCGCCGAGCGGCGTTGCCAGCAATTGAACGCGGTGGAGCCGCTGGCAGGGCCGGGGTTGGCCTACATCAATCGGTTGTCGGATCTGTTGTTCGTGGCGGCGCGGGTCATTGCCCGGCGGCAAGGAGTGGCGGAGGTGCTTTGGGAAGCGGCGGCCAAGCCTGGGGGCTGA
- a CDS encoding HIT domain-containing protein, with amino-acid sequence MFALDPRLQQDTLPIGDFPLCRLLLSNDAHYPWFILVPRRENISELFQLDDIDQLQLWKETTALAETLKDSFDADKMNVATLGNVVSQLHMHVIVRKRDDAAWPAPVWGKHPAQPYNAGQVEAIRERLRVALADDFKFLEG; translated from the coding sequence GTGTTTGCCTTAGATCCACGACTGCAACAAGACACATTGCCCATCGGCGATTTCCCGTTGTGCCGTTTGCTCTTGTCCAACGACGCCCATTACCCGTGGTTCATCCTCGTGCCGCGGCGAGAAAATATCAGTGAATTGTTTCAGTTGGATGACATCGATCAATTACAGCTGTGGAAAGAAACCACGGCGCTGGCCGAAACCCTCAAGGATTCGTTCGATGCCGACAAGATGAACGTTGCAACCTTAGGTAACGTCGTCAGTCAATTGCACATGCATGTCATCGTGCGCAAGCGTGATGATGCCGCCTGGCCTGCGCCGGTCTGGGGCAAGCACCCGGCCCAGCCTTATAATGCAGGGCAGGTCGAGGCCATTCGCGAACGGTTGCGAGTGGCCCTGGCCGATGATTTCAAGTTTCTGGAGGGCTGA
- a CDS encoding cold-shock protein: MLKIVHLLMGAAALLLSFIPSLGSEATPYLQHPDALYLAFFGLLNLTLAPVIPYWNKGPRHQLQNLVSALLVLAVALQTLALLAPMPEIGGQPAILFSLGAALLAVALHLAVSFYKKSSPAAAAQNYDMSNRDTGTVKWFNTSKGFGFISRDSGDDIFVHFRAIRGEGHRVLVEGQRVEFSVMNRDKGLQAEDVIAALPRR; the protein is encoded by the coding sequence ATGTTGAAAATCGTCCACTTGCTAATGGGCGCAGCTGCCCTGCTGCTGTCCTTCATCCCTAGCCTGGGTTCCGAAGCCACACCTTACCTGCAACACCCCGATGCACTGTACCTGGCCTTTTTCGGCCTACTCAACCTGACCCTTGCCCCCGTCATCCCTTACTGGAACAAAGGTCCACGCCACCAACTGCAAAACCTTGTCAGCGCCTTGCTGGTGCTGGCCGTTGCCCTGCAAACCCTGGCCCTGCTGGCGCCCATGCCGGAAATTGGCGGTCAACCGGCCATTCTGTTCAGCCTGGGCGCGGCACTGCTCGCCGTGGCACTGCACCTGGCCGTCAGCTTCTACAAGAAGTCGTCGCCGGCCGCCGCTGCGCAGAACTACGACATGTCCAACCGCGATACCGGCACGGTGAAGTGGTTCAACACGTCCAAAGGGTTCGGCTTCATTTCCCGCGACTCCGGCGATGACATTTTCGTGCATTTCCGGGCCATTCGTGGCGAAGGTCATCGCGTCCTGGTGGAAGGCCAGCGCGTGGAGTTCTCCGTGATGAACCGCGACAAGGGCCTGCAGGCCGAAGACGTGATCGCTGCGCTGCCGCGCCGCTGA